One genomic segment of Kiritimatiella glycovorans includes these proteins:
- the asnB gene encoding asparagine synthase (glutamine-hydrolyzing), producing the protein MACRITEAGLKRERDMCGFAGIVKEEGAIDADVLKRMRDTMVSRGPDDEGLAVWEARAPRDAKGFSLGLAHRRLSIVDLSSAARQPMSNEDGSIWIVYNGEVYGHEEARRELKSKGHVFRSRCDTETILHLYEEFGIEGLLDRLRGMFAFAIYDRDQDALYLARDRAGQKPLYYSPQGGRGLCFASEIKALLASGAIDREQIDETGFAQFWTYGYAVGERTFYAQVRELPPAHYACWRSGRLEVRRYWRVRFEGQVSGSRKLDELADEFEARLTESIRMRLMSDVPLGIFLSGGIDSTLIAAVAAKRLGHAIPCYTIGFDDPAYDESERASAVARYLGLRHHVLRLRADRMGEFETIARYYDEPFGDPSAVPEHYVCGLARENITVALTGDGADELFAGYRTYPRFLALWGEAEDRAKMAPHAKSLNPAVRLRMKCVAPENRCHKFSQLIPDRHFFRIMSAGPALRCFRARREERDASMADYVRGSLLSRLQQLDFNHYLPGEVLKKVDRAGMAHSLECRSPFLDHEMIEFAARLPRSARLSPGGAGKVLLRRVLERHVPRELWDRSKQGFIPPFQQWCVNDNAARMQERWRSLSSPLVRRSAAGLVFAETGGRRRLAWNAFSALQFLK; encoded by the coding sequence ATGGCGTGCCGGATCACAGAGGCGGGGCTGAAGAGAGAACGGGATATGTGTGGATTCGCGGGCATTGTGAAGGAAGAAGGAGCCATTGACGCGGACGTTCTGAAGCGCATGCGGGATACCATGGTGAGCCGCGGCCCGGATGATGAAGGCCTTGCCGTATGGGAAGCCCGGGCCCCCCGGGATGCGAAAGGGTTTTCGTTGGGCCTCGCTCACCGACGGCTGAGTATCGTGGACCTTTCGTCCGCAGCCCGGCAGCCGATGTCCAACGAAGACGGGTCGATATGGATCGTCTACAACGGCGAGGTCTACGGACACGAGGAAGCGAGGAGGGAGCTGAAATCGAAGGGACATGTCTTCCGCTCCCGCTGCGACACGGAGACCATACTCCATCTTTATGAGGAATTCGGCATTGAGGGGCTTCTGGATCGTCTCAGAGGGATGTTTGCCTTTGCCATCTATGACCGCGATCAGGACGCGCTCTACCTGGCGCGCGACCGGGCCGGCCAGAAGCCTCTCTATTACAGCCCGCAGGGTGGGCGGGGATTGTGCTTTGCTTCGGAGATTAAGGCGCTTCTCGCGAGCGGGGCGATCGACCGCGAGCAAATCGATGAGACGGGGTTTGCGCAGTTCTGGACCTACGGATATGCCGTGGGCGAGCGCACCTTCTATGCGCAGGTGCGCGAACTGCCTCCCGCGCACTACGCCTGCTGGCGGTCCGGTCGCCTGGAGGTGCGCCGCTACTGGAGGGTAAGGTTCGAAGGCCAGGTGAGTGGATCGCGAAAGCTGGATGAGCTTGCCGACGAATTTGAAGCGCGGCTGACAGAATCCATACGTATGCGCCTCATGTCTGATGTCCCTTTGGGCATATTTCTTTCGGGAGGCATCGACTCGACGCTTATCGCCGCCGTGGCGGCTAAACGGCTCGGTCATGCCATTCCCTGCTACACGATAGGGTTTGATGATCCGGCGTACGACGAATCGGAGCGGGCTTCCGCCGTGGCGCGTTATCTCGGGCTACGGCACCATGTACTGCGTTTGCGCGCGGATCGGATGGGTGAATTCGAGACCATCGCCCGCTATTACGACGAGCCATTCGGCGATCCGTCCGCGGTGCCTGAGCACTATGTATGCGGGCTGGCGCGCGAAAATATAACGGTGGCGCTCACGGGCGATGGTGCAGACGAATTGTTTGCCGGCTACCGGACCTATCCCCGGTTTCTGGCCTTGTGGGGGGAAGCGGAGGACCGCGCGAAAATGGCGCCGCACGCAAAGTCCCTGAATCCTGCCGTGCGATTGAGGATGAAGTGCGTGGCTCCCGAAAATCGCTGCCACAAGTTTTCTCAGCTTATTCCCGACCGGCACTTTTTCCGCATCATGTCTGCGGGACCCGCATTGCGCTGCTTCCGCGCCCGCCGCGAGGAGCGGGACGCAAGCATGGCCGATTATGTCCGGGGCAGCCTGTTGAGCAGGCTGCAGCAGCTTGATTTCAATCATTATCTCCCCGGCGAGGTCCTGAAGAAGGTCGACCGCGCGGGCATGGCGCATTCACTCGAATGCCGGAGCCCGTTCCTGGATCATGAGATGATTGAATTCGCGGCCCGGCTGCCGCGTAGCGCGCGGCTCTCTCCGGGGGGCGCGGGGAAGGTGTTGCTTCGGCGGGTGCTGGAGCGTCATGTGCCCCGGGAGCTGTGGGATCGCAGCAAACAGGGCTTCATTCCCCCTTTTCAGCAGTGGTGTGTGAACGATAATGCGGCCCGGATGCAAGAACGGTGGCGGAGCCTTTCTTCTCCGCTCGTGCGCCGTTCCGCGGCCGGACTCGTATTCGCCGAAACCGGCGGCCGCCGGAGACTCGCCTGGAACGCTTTTTCCGCGCTGCAGTTCTTGAAGTGA
- a CDS encoding lipopolysaccharide biosynthesis protein — protein sequence MGLREQTVKALLWTFSERIGMQMVRFVVSVVLARLLSPADFGLLGMLTIFMILGQQLVAAGFGRALVQKKDADDEDATAVFYFGVFIALALIALLFFSAPLIATFYEEPKLLWLTRVMSLNFLFGSLMIVHNTLLIKRIQFRKKVLSNFLSFPISAAVGIGMALKDFGPWSLVGMQLSASFSRMVFIWILFPWRPKLSFSFRSLKEMFPYGSRILAASLVSIFFDNIYLVLIGKMYNKTELGYYTRAHRMHELFAVVLTQTVGQVMFPAFSAVQDEQERFLRGARKATSFCLFVIAPILMGLLMTSDSFVGVVFGRKWLPSVPFLRVLCVAGLFYPLNYINNNILQAKGRSDLFFRQEVIKRILQVVNIFVTFRYGVIALLIGHTVCCVIGWLLSVYYMRSVFIYNFTMQLRDAAPYLALSAAMMAGVGLVRLIAEGQVQIGVFAIQVAVGAAIYAAGSVLFKPAAHRECCDLAASAVRKWRAGSQRRG from the coding sequence ATGGGGCTTCGCGAACAAACGGTAAAGGCGCTTCTCTGGACGTTCTCCGAGCGCATCGGCATGCAGATGGTGCGCTTTGTCGTTTCCGTGGTCCTCGCGCGCCTTCTTTCCCCTGCGGATTTCGGCCTGCTCGGCATGCTTACGATCTTTATGATCCTCGGGCAGCAGCTGGTGGCTGCCGGATTCGGCAGAGCGCTGGTACAGAAGAAGGATGCGGATGACGAGGACGCCACGGCGGTTTTCTACTTCGGCGTGTTCATCGCGCTGGCCCTGATCGCCCTGCTGTTCTTCTCCGCGCCCCTGATCGCAACATTTTACGAGGAGCCGAAGCTGTTGTGGCTGACACGTGTGATGTCGCTCAACTTTCTTTTCGGCTCGCTCATGATCGTCCACAATACGCTGCTGATCAAGCGGATCCAGTTCCGCAAGAAGGTTCTCAGCAATTTTCTCTCTTTCCCCATCTCCGCTGCAGTCGGAATCGGGATGGCGCTCAAGGACTTCGGGCCGTGGAGTCTGGTCGGCATGCAGCTTTCGGCCAGTTTTTCACGCATGGTATTTATTTGGATACTTTTTCCCTGGCGACCGAAGCTCAGTTTCAGCTTTCGCTCGCTGAAGGAGATGTTCCCCTACGGTTCTCGCATCCTCGCCGCCTCACTGGTGAGCATCTTTTTCGATAACATATACCTCGTGCTCATCGGTAAGATGTACAACAAGACCGAACTCGGCTACTACACCCGAGCGCACCGCATGCATGAGCTTTTTGCGGTGGTCCTTACCCAGACCGTGGGGCAGGTGATGTTTCCCGCGTTCTCGGCGGTGCAGGATGAACAGGAACGTTTTCTGCGTGGCGCGCGCAAGGCCACCTCGTTCTGCCTCTTCGTGATCGCACCCATCCTGATGGGCCTGCTTATGACCAGCGACTCCTTTGTCGGCGTGGTCTTCGGCAGAAAGTGGCTTCCCTCCGTCCCGTTTCTTCGTGTTCTCTGTGTAGCCGGACTCTTCTATCCCCTGAATTACATCAACAACAACATCCTGCAGGCCAAGGGGCGCAGCGATCTCTTCTTTCGCCAAGAGGTCATCAAGCGCATCTTGCAGGTGGTCAATATATTCGTGACCTTCCGTTACGGGGTGATTGCCCTGCTGATCGGTCACACGGTTTGCTGTGTGATCGGATGGCTGCTCAGCGTGTACTACATGCGCTCCGTGTTCATCTATAACTTCACCATGCAGCTTCGCGATGCCGCGCCCTATCTGGCCCTGAGCGCGGCGATGATGGCGGGAGTCGGACTCGTCCGCCTGATCGCGGAAGGTCAGGTGCAGATCGGCGTTTTCGCGATCCAGGTCGCTGTCGGAGCGGCTATCTACGCGGCGGGAAGTGTTCTGTTCAAGCCTGCGGCGCACCGGGAGTGCTGCGATCTGGCCGCGTCGGCCGTTCGTAAATGGCGTGCCGGATCACAGAGGCGGGGCTGA
- a CDS encoding sulfotransferase family protein, translated as MLPNFLIVGAEKAGTTTLASILAQHPDVFMCEPKEPRYFSHPSRGRGLAWYASLFESAEGKKAVGEASTAYTWHPHIADVPQRIHETLGDIRYIYMVRDPVERLISHYRHAVYYRWIPEGLSLDEAVERCPALFDCGRYAHQVEQYRAVSAWSRWKIIALEDLLRNPEKVQRELCSFLSIGDHLTPLPHENAGDDLFALPEPLRGLRNLQALIPGRIGNMVRRKLKQLWGRRIEAPELDPAERDSWRDRYRAEVERLSARAGRDFAEFWWGEGHTEG; from the coding sequence GTCGGCGCCGAAAAAGCGGGCACCACGACCCTGGCGTCCATACTGGCGCAGCATCCGGACGTGTTCATGTGCGAACCCAAGGAGCCGCGTTATTTCTCGCATCCCAGCCGGGGCCGCGGTCTCGCATGGTACGCGTCGCTCTTCGAGAGCGCAGAAGGGAAGAAGGCGGTTGGAGAGGCGTCGACCGCCTACACTTGGCATCCTCACATCGCGGACGTGCCGCAGCGGATCCATGAGACCCTTGGCGATATCCGGTACATCTACATGGTGCGTGATCCCGTGGAACGGCTGATTTCCCACTACCGCCACGCCGTCTATTACCGCTGGATTCCGGAGGGGCTGAGTCTCGACGAGGCGGTGGAGCGGTGTCCCGCGCTGTTTGACTGTGGACGGTATGCGCATCAGGTCGAGCAGTATCGCGCAGTGAGTGCGTGGTCCCGTTGGAAAATTATCGCCCTCGAAGATCTCCTGCGTAATCCCGAAAAAGTACAGCGCGAACTATGTTCATTTCTCTCCATCGGAGACCATCTGACGCCTCTGCCGCATGAAAATGCCGGGGACGATCTGTTCGCGCTCCCCGAACCTCTGCGAGGTCTGCGGAATCTGCAGGCTCTGATTCCGGGCCGGATCGGGAACATGGTGCGCCGGAAGCTAAAGCAGCTCTGGGGGAGAAGAATTGAGGCGCCCGAACTCGATCCGGCGGAGCGCGATTCGTGGCGGGACCGCTACAGGGCGGAAGTCGAACGGCTCAGCGCACGGGCCGGCCGTGATTTTGCGGAGTTCTGGTGGGGTGAAGGCCACACTGAAGGCTAG